A genomic region of Cotesia glomerata isolate CgM1 linkage group LG9, MPM_Cglom_v2.3, whole genome shotgun sequence contains the following coding sequences:
- the LOC123271213 gene encoding C-type lectin domain family 10 member A-like isoform X2 codes for MHGLCRHCCQPWGNNLYKAYNVAKNWNNAQQTCQGDNGNLAVINSREEAQFVQQLVINARPITGSTYPGGWVGFRDSDGAANWQTLTGQNLNQAGYDVWWRKGDRAKKNKCGAIKICGRFSAVSCDDRIAFVCEIKPSVD; via the coding sequence acccTGGGgcaataatttatacaaaGCTTATAATGTTGCGAAGAATTGGAACAATGCACAACAGACATGCCAAGGAGATAACGGAAATTTGGCCGTCATAAATTCAAGGGAAGAAGCCCAATTTGTTCAGCAGCTGGTAATCAATGCCCGACCAATCACCGGGTCGACATATCCCGGTGGCTGGGTCGGGTTCAGAGACTCCGATGGTGCAGCTAATTGGCAAACACTTACTGGACAAAATTTAAATCAGGCTGGGTATGATGTGTGGTGGAGAAAAGGGGATCGGGCCAAGAAAAATAAGTGTGGAGCAATTAAAATTTGCGGAAGATTCTCTGCGGTTTCGTGCGATGATCGAATTGCTTTTGTTTGTGAGATTAAACCTTCGGttgattga